Part of the Phycisphaerales bacterium genome, GTCATTGGCGAGGCGCGGCGCGAGGATCGGTGAGCTGGTTATCGGTCGATTGCGCCGCGCGACGGCCCTCGGGGCGGGGCGTTTGCGGGCGGGGTGGCGGCATCCGCCGTTAGACTAAACCCACGCGCGGATTCCACGATCGCGCTGCCTGGGGGTACACAACATGATGACTCGATCACCCGCAATGGTGCTGGCGCTCGCCGGCTTGTCGTGCGCATCCGTCGCGCTGGCGATGGATCCCGTGCGCGTTGTTGACCTTGCAGATCTTGCCGCCGGTAGCGGCATCAAGATCCTGGGCATGTCGCCCGGAGACTTCGCAGGCATCTCGATCGCAAACGCCGGCGACGTCAACGGCGATGGTGTCGCCGACATCGTCATCGGCGCGAACGGCGCCGACGTGGACGCCGCGGTCAATGCTGGCACGGCGTTCGTCATCTATGGCAAGACGGGCCCGAGTTCGCCGACGATCGACCTGCGAAACATCGACGGCACCAACGGCTTTGCCATCCGCGGCGTGACCACCGACGCGTACGTCGGGACGGCGGTCGCCGGCGCGGGCGACGTGAACGGCGATGGGATCGACGACGTGGTCGTTGGCGCTACCGGCGCGAACTATGGAGCAGGGGCGTTCGCGGGTGCCGGGTACGTCGTCTTCGGAAGTGACGCTGGGCTGCCGCCGGTCATCGACGTCGTTTCGCTCGACGGCTCGAACGGATTCCGGTTCGAAGGCGCCACCGGCGCCTCGTACACGGGCAGGTCGGTCTGCGGCGGCAACGACGTCAACGGTGATGGCCGCGACGACGTCTGCATCGGCTCTCCGCTGGCGAACGAGGCCTACGTGATCTTCGGGCGCGACGCGAGCGATCCCTTCCCGCCGGCCATCCGCCGATCCGACCTCGATGGTGTCCTCGGCTTCATCGCACGGGGCGATTCTCGATCGAGGACCGGCATCTCGGTGGCCATGAGCGACGACTTCGACGGCGATTCGATCGACGACCTCATCATCGGGGCGGACCTTGCCGCACCGGGCGGCAAGACGAGTGCTGGCGCTGCCTACATCGTCAGCGGCAGGGCGACCTTTGGGCGCCAGATCACGCTGAACCCCGCGTTCGTCGGCGTCACCCGGCTCGAGGGTCGGCTCGCTCTGGACAGCCTCGGCGGCGGCGTCGCTTCGGCCGGCGATGCCAACGGCGATGGCCTTGCAGACCTCTTGGTGTCTGCCCTGAACCCCGGCGAGACGTACCTGCTCTTCGGCGCCGACGACTGGCCGGACGAGTTCACGCCCGACTTCATCGACGAAACGAGGGGCGGCATCTTTCGGGGCAATGGCAGGGACGATCGCATCGTCGCGGTCTCGGGCGCCGGCGACCTCAACGGCGACGACCGGGACGACTTCGTCATCGGTGCGAGCTTCGCCGACGGGGGCGCCGTGCGCTCGGGCGTGAGCTACTGCGTGTTCGGCAAGGACCGGTACACGGGGATCATCGACATCCGCGAGCTTGAGCCCGAGGACGGATTCGCGTGCTTCGGCGAGGGGTTCGACGACCTGTCGGGATTCGCGTGCGGCGGCGGAGGCGACTTCAACGACGACGGCGACGCCGACGTGCTCATCGGCTCGCTGAACAACGATCCGCTGGGCCGGGGCGATGCGGGCGCGGGCTACATCGTGTTTGGCGGCGAGTTCGATCCACCCGATCCGTGCCGAGCCGACCTCGACGGCGACGGGCTCCTGACGATCTTCGACTTCCTCGAGTTCGGGAACCTGTTCGACGCGGGCGACCTGCGGGCCGACTTCGACGGCGACCTGCTGCTGACGTTCTTCGACTTTCTCGTGTACCAGAACGAGTTCGCGGACGGGTGTCCATAAGACGGTCGTTACGGCGCCTCGAAGCCATTGGGCATCCAGGGTTCGAGATCGGCCAGATCACCGGCCGGCATCTCGCTCAGCGGCACGCCCCAGGCCCTGAAGTAGGGCTCGAGGTTGCGCCCGACGGCCCGGCTCATCTGGACGACGAACCGGTCTCGCTTCTCGTCGTCGGTCTTGGGGAGTTGCGCGGTCGGGAGTGATTCGTACGACCGGAACGCGCGGTCGAACGCCTCGAAGCCGAATTCGTGCCAGAGGAGCGCGTAGGTCTGCAAGGCCAGGAAGGGGTCGCTCTTCCAGCGATGGAAGGGCGCGCCCTTCGCGGCGTGCGCGTGCATCGCGCTCAGGGCACGCTCGGGGTTGCTGCGCATGGCTTCGGCGTCGAGCGGATAGCCGTTGATCTTGTGAAGCGCGAGCACCGTGAAGATGTTGACCGTCACCTCGCCCGTGCCGGTGAAGGTCCACAGCGGGTCCTGGTGGGCGTGGCCCATCTCGTGGTAGTGCCCCCACAGCTGGTTCTCGCCCTCGGCGTCGAAGTTTGCCACGTCGACCATGGCTCGGGCCTCGTTCAGCGGGATGACGATCGGTGCGTTGCTCGGGCAGTACATGTAGCCCCAGCTCAGCCGCTTCTCGGCGACGTAGCGGTACTGCCGGTCGGGCCAATGCCTGGGCGAGCGCGGCTCGAGCGCCTGCATCGCGGCGTGCACGCGGTCCCAGTGCTGCATCACCAGATCGGGGTGCTCGAGGTCTCGGATCGCCGACGCGGGGAGCGAGAACGCCAGCTCATCGGACTCGAGCTCGGCCCAGGGCGCGGCCAAGTGACGGAGCCGTGCCTGCCACTCGGCGAGGTCGGTGTGGCCGAGCCGGTACCTGGGCATCTCGACGGCGCCGGCGATCTCGAACGTGACGCTCGCGGGCGTGTCGCCGAGATCGAGGTAGATCGGACCGCCCACCGGCGATGCGAGCGTGGCGGCACCACCGACGACGGGCGATCGGAACGTTGCCGTCGGCATGCGCACCCGGTCGTCGAAGTCCTGCGGATCGAGCCAGCAGCCGATCTGGAGCGAAACGTTCGTCGCATCACCCTCGATGATCCTAAGCGAGATCGGCTCGCCGGCCGGTGCAAACAGGCCGATCGTACGCCAGCCGGGGATGCCGTCGTCGAGCGTGATGCGGCGAGTGATGCGCGGCGCAACGTTGGGCACGATGCCGGGGAAGGCGACGTGGCTGGGGTGGGCGTCGACCTTGCCCGTGGGCGCGGCCGCTTCTGCACGGCGGGCTTCGAGGTCGAGCAGCGCGCACGCGAGCGGTTCGTCCGCGAGCTTGAGCGGCTTCGTGGCCATCGAGGCGTACGCGGCTCGCAACGCCTCGGCGTGACGCTGCTCCAACGCGTCGGCGGCCGCGATCAGCGGTCCTTCGAGCGGCGCGGTGGCCAACGCCTGACGCGCGACGCGGGCGGCGCGGACCACGTCGCCCTCGGCCTCGCCCGCGAGGATCGCTAGTGCCACGCTCGCGTTCGCTTCGTCGTTGGCATTCGCATCGAGCGTGTACAGGCCATCGCGGCCGGGCGAGAGGGCGCGTTCGGTGTAGAGGATGCCGTGCTCGGCCAGCAGCGTGTTGGCCGCCAGGTCGTGGGTGCCGGTAGCGTGGCCGAGTTGGATCTGGCCCCAGGCCGTTTCGGCGCTGAGCAGGGCCCCGCCGCCTCGCAGCCATGCGCCAAGTTCGTCGAGGCGGCCGGCGCGGGCGAACGCCTGCGGCGACGCGACGATGAGGTCCACCGCGTCAAGTTCTAAAATACTGATCTCGCCGCCCACAGGCTCCATCGCCACGTGCATGAAGGCCGCCGCTTCGCGCAGGTCGTCGGGCACGCCCCATGCCTTCGCGGGACCCGCCCCGCCCACCAGCCATCGCAGTTGCTCGGCCAGGAACGCCCGCGTGTCGCCTCGGACGTCGCGCAGGAACCCGCCGTGGCCGATCGCGACCACCCGCCCCTCGCCCGCTCGGGCCGAAGCCGCCAGCACCGTGCCGTCGGCGAGCGTCGCGATCGCTTCGGCCTGGCCGTAGACCACCAGCGACGCGGGGTTGCCACCAGTGGCAAGGGTGCGAGTGCGTTGTTGGTCGCGGGCCGACGGATCGGGTGCGACCTGCTCCGCCAACGCCGGCCAGGCAATGACACAGATGACAAGCAGGGCAAGGTATAGGGACTGGAGGAACGCACGGCGGGTCGCGGGCATCCCAGAGCGTATCCGGTCACGAGGGAGTGGCCCGTTCGGCGAGAATCCAAGCAGAATGGCGTTCTGGATCCGGCGGACATCGGGTAGGCTGTGATGGATCGGAGGACGAGCCATGACCAGACCGAACCGTTACTACATCATCACGCTTGCCATCGCGGGCGCTTCAACGCTCGCCAGCGCCCAG contains:
- a CDS encoding M60 family metallopeptidase, whose translation is MPATRRAFLQSLYLALLVICVIAWPALAEQVAPDPSARDQQRTRTLATGGNPASLVVYGQAEAIATLADGTVLAASARAGEGRVVAIGHGGFLRDVRGDTRAFLAEQLRWLVGGAGPAKAWGVPDDLREAAAFMHVAMEPVGGEISILELDAVDLIVASPQAFARAGRLDELGAWLRGGGALLSAETAWGQIQLGHATGTHDLAANTLLAEHGILYTERALSPGRDGLYTLDANANDEANASVALAILAGEAEGDVVRAARVARQALATAPLEGPLIAAADALEQRHAEALRAAYASMATKPLKLADEPLACALLDLEARRAEAAAPTGKVDAHPSHVAFPGIVPNVAPRITRRITLDDGIPGWRTIGLFAPAGEPISLRIIEGDATNVSLQIGCWLDPQDFDDRVRMPTATFRSPVVGGAATLASPVGGPIYLDLGDTPASVTFEIAGAVEMPRYRLGHTDLAEWQARLRHLAAPWAELESDELAFSLPASAIRDLEHPDLVMQHWDRVHAAMQALEPRSPRHWPDRQYRYVAEKRLSWGYMYCPSNAPIVIPLNEARAMVDVANFDAEGENQLWGHYHEMGHAHQDPLWTFTGTGEVTVNIFTVLALHKINGYPLDAEAMRSNPERALSAMHAHAAKGAPFHRWKSDPFLALQTYALLWHEFGFEAFDRAFRSYESLPTAQLPKTDDEKRDRFVVQMSRAVGRNLEPYFRAWGVPLSEMPAGDLADLEPWMPNGFEAP
- a CDS encoding integrin alpha, with protein sequence MTRSPAMVLALAGLSCASVALAMDPVRVVDLADLAAGSGIKILGMSPGDFAGISIANAGDVNGDGVADIVIGANGADVDAAVNAGTAFVIYGKTGPSSPTIDLRNIDGTNGFAIRGVTTDAYVGTAVAGAGDVNGDGIDDVVVGATGANYGAGAFAGAGYVVFGSDAGLPPVIDVVSLDGSNGFRFEGATGASYTGRSVCGGNDVNGDGRDDVCIGSPLANEAYVIFGRDASDPFPPAIRRSDLDGVLGFIARGDSRSRTGISVAMSDDFDGDSIDDLIIGADLAAPGGKTSAGAAYIVSGRATFGRQITLNPAFVGVTRLEGRLALDSLGGGVASAGDANGDGLADLLVSALNPGETYLLFGADDWPDEFTPDFIDETRGGIFRGNGRDDRIVAVSGAGDLNGDDRDDFVIGASFADGGAVRSGVSYCVFGKDRYTGIIDIRELEPEDGFACFGEGFDDLSGFACGGGGDFNDDGDADVLIGSLNNDPLGRGDAGAGYIVFGGEFDPPDPCRADLDGDGLLTIFDFLEFGNLFDAGDLRADFDGDLLLTFFDFLVYQNEFADGCP